The Hevea brasiliensis isolate MT/VB/25A 57/8 chromosome 1, ASM3005281v1, whole genome shotgun sequence DNA segment TTACTCTACCCGATCATAATTAAGTCGGACTAATGTATTGTTTTGCTTTTTCTATATtgttttgtgaaatgaaaagttTCAAAAACTATAAACACATTGTTTTGAATCAAGCGCCCTAAAATAAAAGCATAGATTTCATGGATAATATGCGAAGATAGACCTCCCACCTACTTGCTATACTGAACTTAAAAGATAAAATAACACAACAAATTGGATGGAAAATCTTTTAGAAGTTCTGATTGTTTCAGTTTGAGAATAAGCACAACAAAAAGTATGGTTGAGGTCGGAAGAGTTAGCTATATTTCTTAACACATAACATAACAGAAGTAAAGCCAAAGTCAACAATATTTTTCTAAAAACAAgtcaatatattaaaattattttttaattatgaaaaagaacgaagtactctagagtcaaagggttttaagttaagtagaacgaaaacagaatacatacattgcaagttcagtgaaggccgaactggtgatagggaaggagttagtttggatggagtggtactgcctcaaagtaatcactttaaatatctcggctcaatccttcaagtagatgggggatgtgaggaggatgttagtcataggattaaagccggatggttgaagtggagaagtgtcacgagagttttatgtgatcgcaagattcccaattagttaaaaggaaaattttaccgtacagccatacgaccagccatgttatatggtagtgagtgttgggcactgtaCGAGTCGTatatgtctaagataagagttgcgaagatgagaatgttaaggtggatgagtggtcatactagactagataaagttcgtaattagagtattagagaaaaggtaggagtgttgccaattgaggataagttgagagaaggtagattgaggtggtttggtcatgtgaagcgtaaacaTACGGAGGTTTCAGTTAGACAAGCagaacacattaggttagaggatagaaagaaaagaatgggtagacctaaactgacttggatgagagtagtacaacatgatttagaagcattacacattttcgatgatttaatccaaaattatttagaatgaaaaaagagaatccatatagcctaccctaaatttttgagataaaaatttaattgagttTGAGTTTATGAAAAAGAACGACTTATTGTGGGGCCTTGAGATTTTGTGGGGTGCCTATGCTTTAAAACTATTGTGTATTTTCCTCATTAAATAaggtttaattaataaaatattcttatgtaaattcaatttatatatttaacgcataaatatattatatttaataagtaaatgCACCATTCTTCTTATATCTTTGTGTATGGGAGATTAAGTTCGTCTACTTAAGACACCCAATTTTCAACTGTTTCTAACACTGGTTCCTACCCAAACCGACCCAGTTATGCAATAATGCATGATTTTGATAATCATCTTAGTTTTGCACAGCTACATTCTGCGCAGTAGCCGGGTACAATACATGTCTGGTTTAGCATGAATACATGGGATAGCTGCAAATGCATATACCCTTCACCCAATGCCTCATCAAACGAAAATCCTTACTTTCGTTGCTGTGTACTTAACTCCTTCGATAATGACGCGCAGGTTGATCATCGGCTTTATAATAACATGCAAAAGGGAGCTCCAAATTACAAGCCAACTTTTCGCCGGTGTAGAAACTCGCTGTTTTGCATCTATTCCAAGATCAAAGAGTTCTTTTCAGGACCTAGACTTGTATTCCCTGAACAAAAAGATCTCACATTTCACCAGGATGGGTCGGATTAACGAAGCAAGGGCATTGTTTGATAAAATAGAGCGGAGAAACACAGTTACATGGAATTCGATGATTAGTGGGTACGTGAAACGGGGAGAGATGACCAAAGCAAGAAAACTGTTCGACGAAATGCCTAAGAGGGATATTGTGTCGTGGAATTTGATGATTTCAGGGTATGTGTCGTGTCGTGGGAAGAGGTTTGTAGAGGAGGGAAGGTACCTGTTTGATAAAATGCCAGAGAGGGACTACGTTTCTTGGAACACGATGATTAGTGGGTATGCAAAGAATGGAAGGATGGATGAGGCCTTTCAGCTTTTTAATAAAATGCCTGAGCGGAATGCTGTCTCGTGGAATGCTATGGTTACTGGGTTTTTGCAGAATGGTGATGTGGTGCGTGCAATTGAGTTTTTTGAGAAAATTCCTGAGAGGGATGCAGCATCCCTGAGTGTACTTGTTTCGGGTCTTATTCAGAATGGGGAATTGGATGAAGCTGCAAGAATTTTGTTTGAATGTGGGAATAATGATGGCGGGAAGGAAGATTTGGTGCATGCTTATAATACTTTGATAGCAGGGTATGGTCAGAGAGGAAGGGTGGATGAAGCTCGAAATCTTTTTGATCAGATCCCATTTTGTGATGAGCAAGGAAACGAAAGCAGAAGGAGGTTTGTGAGAAATGTCGTGTCATGGAATACCATGATCATGTGCTATGTGAAGGCGGGGGATACTGTCTCTGCTAGAGAACTTTTTGACCAAATGAGGGAAAGAGACACTTTTTCGTGGAATACCATGATTAGTGGATATGTTCATGTGTCAAATATGGAGGAGGCCTCAAACCTCTTTTGTAAAATGCTGACTCCAGATACCCTTTCATGGAATTCGATGATCTCAGGATATGCCCAGGGAGGTAATATGGAACTTGCTCATGATCTCTTTCAGAGGATGCCCCAAAAGAACTTGATCTCATGGAATATCATGATTGCTGGATATGAGAAGAACGAGGATTATAAAGGAGCAATTAAACTTTTCATCCAGATGCAAGTTGAAGGTGAGAAACCTGATCGGCACACTTTATCTTCGCTTCTTATTGTATCTTCTGGGATTGTGGATCTACATCTGGGCATGCAAATTCATCAACTGGTAAAAAAGACAGTTATCCCAGATGTTCCAATAAAAAATGCCCTTATCACCATGTATTCAAAATGTGGTGCAATAATTGAGGCTCAGACCATTTTTTATAAGGTGAAATTGCAGAAAGAAGTAATCTCTTGGAATGCAATGATTGGAGGATATGCATCTCATGGTTATACTACAGAGGCTTTGGAACTTTTCAAATTGATGAAAAGTTTCAAAGTGCAACCTACTTATATAACGTTTATTTCAGTTTTGAATGCCTGTGCTTATGCAGGACTAGTTGAAGAAGGTCGAGGGATATTTAAATCCATGGTTAGTGAATATGGTATAGAGCCAAGGCTTGAACACTTTGCCTCCCTGGTGGACATTGTGGGTCGGCATGGACAGCTTCAGGAGGCCTTGGATTTGATCAATAGCATGCCATTTGAGCCTGATAAGATTGTTTGGGGTGCTTTGTTGGGTGCTTCTAGGGTCCACAACAATGTAGAGATGGCCCGTGTTGCTGCTGAAGCGTTGATGAGACTTGAACCAGATAGCTCAGTTCCCTATGTCTTGTTATACAACATGTATGCTGATGCGGGACAATGGGATAATGCAACAGAAGTAAGAATAATGATGGAAAGGAAAAATATCAAGAAAGAAGCAGCCTTTAGTTGGGTAGATTCCTCCAAGTGATGATGCTTGGAATATATGAGTTGTCTGTATGAAAGGTACAATTGGTCGGTTGCACTTGTTAATTTTCTGCTCTGGGCAAATAATTGATTGTCTTCTAGTAAGTATGAGAGCTCTCAACTTATGAGAGCTCTCAACTTTGCCATGTTTGTTTGCTTCACTCTGAATGCAGGAGAGTGAAGCAAAAAGTAGACAGAGATGGTACGTTTCAATGCTATTTGTTCCTGATGCTGCTGCCTCAGGTAACAGTAGCTCTGCAGTTCATGTTATAATGGGGCAAATTGAAGTTTGGATTCAAGCTGTGTTCTCTTTGCTGATAATCTTCGCCAATTTGTGAATGGCAATGAGCAAGAACTAGCTTTATCAAGTTTGGCTTCATCTATCTGGAGGAATTGAATAATTGAATAGCTGGGTTACTTGCCTGAACAGATCATACTAAACTAGTGATTCGGGTTTCACAGTTTCGCTTTGAAGGTAAAATTTATAACTATGATATAATTTTGTTGAGCATTGTTGTCATCCATCAATAATATTGAAGTGAGGTTGCCAGGAGCAGCTTTTTTGCCTCTTGCTGTGGAAGGTCAAACTCTCTACTTAATAGCCAAAGTGGTCACATATAGGTCTCAGGATAATTGTATAAGTAATGCAGAATAGgaagtttagaattttatttaggAACTTTAATTATTAGAGAATTAGGAAATTTGAAGAGTTTTTATTGTttcagaattttattattattaggtcTAATGTTTCTGAGTTTATCTTATTTAGTATTTCTAATTAGAGTTGAATTAGGATTTCTATTCCTAATTTGATTAGGGATGTAAGCTCTATAAATAGAGCTAATTTTCTATTATTCAGTAGCTTTGTATTATGATAATTATtgagattaaataaaatttattaagaaTTAGTTCTCATTTTCAAGGATTGGTCCTTGATTTCTCCTTGTTCTTGGTTCTTTCCCTTTGTACTACATCAATTTTGGTATTAGAGCCCAAAATCAATCCAAATTTCTTTAGTTTTCGCAAActttcaagctttcaaacttgTGTTCTTGCCTTCTAAAATCCCACCCTGCCACTGTTGTCCCAAACTTCCTTTGTTAAATTTTGCCTTTAGTTTACTATTTGTTCTGGAAAAAAAAAGTCGAAAACTAGAAGAACCAAGCAACTTGTCGTCAGCAGATGCCCGATCTGTTTCTTCGCATCATTAGAACTTCAGTCCGATGCACTTGGAGCTTTAACCCTTTGAATTGGATATTAAGATCAGCTTCCACACCCAACAAACTCACCCTTATTTTCAGCAGAAACAACTCTTAAAAGCtgaattttgagttttttttttccccttttaagTAAAGTATGCTTTCTTACTTCAGATCCCATGAAAACTTATATTGAGAGGCTAGAAGAGGAGATCAATTACTATAAAAATGTTCTCGAAGAAATTAATTGTGACATTGGATTTCATAAGGATCAATTACTATCTCTTTTTCATTGGATAGATATTTATAGTTATAGATGTGATTGGAAAAGATGTTCTTTTTTATATGGTGAATATCGAGAAGTTAGGCAGATTTTACTAGATAAGGAAAGGGAATATGAAGATTTACAATCATTTTTACAAGTTAAGGAAAAAAAGCTTGAAGAATGCAGGAAAGAACTTGTGATTTCAGGTGTGAAAAAATTGAAAGCACAGCTTGATAAATTATCAAAACTAGAATTATAGATTGATGAGTTATCAAAAATAGagcttaataagttatcggtaaCTGTGCAAGAACTTAAAGAAGAAATTCAAATTGTAAATCAAGGAAAGAAGCTTGACGTTGGAGATGAACAAGAAGAAAAATTCGAAGAACAGTTTGAAGATGAGAACAAGGAACAAAAAGAGCAACATAGAGAAACAAAGGTTGAAGAGTATGAGATTGAAGAATGCAACGATTCAAGTCTTGAGCATTCACATGTTGAAGAGCCTTTTCCAGGGCAAGAAATTGATAAAACTGCACAACCAAAACTTGAGGAAGATATATTGGGGAATGAAGAAGATTCTATGAAGATATCAATGAAAATTGAAGATTCTATTGAGTTAAAGGGCATTTCAACTGTTGTTCTATTTAATTTTATCTTCCCAGATGTTTCTAAGAATACAAAAGCAAgcacaaatttcttcaaatcattcTTATTGCTACTGTTCAAGAAGATTATATTGTGTATTCTCCTTACTTGGTTCTTGATCCTTTAACACTTTCGAACTCGAGATCGAGTTTTCTCCAACCAGGGGAGAATAATGTAGAATAGaaagtttagaattttatttaggaattttaattattataaaattaggaaatttgaagaatttttattgtttaggaattttattattattaattttattattttccaatttatcttatttagtattcctaattagaGTTGAATTAAGATTTCTATTCCTAATTTGATTAGGGTTGTAAGCTCTATACTAATTTCTATTATTCAGTAGCTttggattattattattattgagattaaaaaaaattattgagaatTAGTTCTCTCTTTCAAGGAGTGGCCCTTGATTTTTCCTAGTTCTTTATTCTTCTTTATTTGTTCTACATCAATTTTGGTATCACAACCTAAAATCGATCTAAATTTTCATCATTTTCTGCAAAATTGCTAGACTTCTCATTCAAGTCTTCCCATTCCTTAGATTCCCATTGGTGTTTTTTGTCCTTCGAAATTTTTAATTGCTGCCtacaattcaaataaaaaaaaaagtggaaAACCAGAAGAACCTAGCAACTCATCATCAGCCGATCTGTCTCTTTGCGTTGTCAGAACTTCAGTCCTACGCCTCTGGAGCTTTAACCCAACTGATCGGGTATTTAGATCAGCTTCCACACCCAATAAGCTCACCTAGCTTTATTGTGAGCCTACAAGCAACGGATTTGGCCCCAGCAACAACCCACATCAAATAGCCACATCAGCTTGTCGCTTCAATGCCACATCACCTACCATCACTGCCATGTCATCACTGCCACATCAACAAAATTTTAAGAGTTTCTTTCCTTGCTAAGTTCGACATCCTGCATCTGATTTTGTAGCTTGTTTTCAGCAAAAGCAACTCTTAAAAGctgaattttgattttttttttcttcaagtaAGGTATGTTTTCTTACTTCAAATGTCATAGAAACTTATATTGAAAGGCTAGAGGAGAAGATCAATTACTACAAAAATGTTCTTGAAGAAATTAATTATGACATTGTATTTAGATAGATAATTATCTCTTTGTCATTAGATAGATAATTATAGTTATAGACGTGATCGTGAAAGGTGTTCTTTTTTACATGGTGAATATCGAGAAGTTAGACCGATTTTACTAGATAAAGAAAGGGAATATGAAGATTTGCAACAATTCTTACAAGTTAAGGAAAGAGAGCTTGAAGAATGCAGGAAAGAACTTTTGATTTCAAGTGTGAAAAAGTATAGATTGATAAGTTATCAAAAATAGAAGTAAAGGTTGATGAGTTATCAAAAATagagcttaatgagttatcggtagttgTGCAAGAACTTAAAGAAGAAATTCAAATTGTAAATCAAGAAAAGAAGCTTGACGTTGAAGATGAACCACAAGAAAAATTCGAAGAGCAGCTTAAAGATGAGAACGAGGAACAAAAAGAGCAACCTAGAGAAACAAAGGTTGAAGAGTATGAGATTGAAGAATTCAACGATTCAAGTCTTGAGCATTCACATGTTGAAGAGCCTTTTCCAGAGCAAGAAATTTATAAAACCACACAACCAAAGCTTGAGCAATATATATTGGGGAATGAAGAAGATTCTATGGAGAcatcaatgaaaattaaagatCCTATTGAGTTAGGAAATTTTATTTAGGAAGCTTAATAGGAAgcttagaattttattttatttaggaactttaattattatagaattaGGAAATTTGAAGAGTTTTTATTGTTTAGGAATTTATTATTAGTAGGTCtaatatttcttaatttattttatttagtatttttaattagaGTTGAATTAGGATTTCTATTCCTAATTTGATTAGGGTTGTAAGCTCTATAAATAGAgttaattttctattattcagTAGCTttggattatgattattattgagattaaataaaattattgagaattagttctctttttCAATGATTGGTCCTTGATTTCTCCTTGTTCTTGGTTCTTTCCCTTTGTTCTACATTAATAAGTTAAAGTAGTTGAGCTCTTCTTAGAAACTAATTATTATTTTACTGTTATGTGTAGTTTCTTTACAGTATGAAGATCATGTGCTTTACCTTCTTTTATGTGGGTTTTCTGTGTATGTCCTGGTTATTAGACACCTGagtaaagttaaaaaaaaaaaaaaaaattgtccgcAACATGGAGTCTTGAACAGATCAACAATTATAGTTCTGTGGTTGATTTGCTTCGTAATTCGTTGCATCTTCTCACTGGTAAATGTAACATACTATAGGAGGAGGAAGAGGAATAAGTAGTTAGGGATGTTGGATAAGGAGGGATTTTGGAGGGAAATACTGTTGAAAGTAGCAGTTAGCATATCTGATTGTTAGGGAGTAGTTATCATAACTGCATTAGCCAATTCCTGAGTAACTACTCCAGATCTGGTCATCTTGACAGTTTCTGAATCCACAATTGGAAGATCAATTCCTCTTGCAACTTTGGCAGTTATCAGATCCACAAATTGAAAATTTCCTCTCGCAACCTTGGCAGTTACCAGATCTGCAATTGGAAGATCAATCCCTCTTGTAGCCTAGCTCTGATGCCAGAATGTTAGATATCAGCCTGAGATCACTCTGCTGCAGAGAACACAGCAGAATCTGAAACAGAAGAATTATGAGATGAGAAGAAAGGAAGACTAGATGAGAAGAGAATAGAATCTTTGAGAGAGAAAAGTATATCTGTTATTGATTCAATCCAAAAGAATGAATTGGTACAAGCAATAAGCATATTTATAACAGAGTGGCTTATCAGCTACCAACTAATGCAGTTATGATAACTACTCCCTGACAATCAGATATGCTAACCGCTGCTTTCAACAGTATTTCCCTCCAAAATCCCTCCTTATCCAACATCCCTAGCTACTTATTCTTCTTCCTCCTCCTATAGTATGTTACAGTAAATTATCTGAACAACTAATTAAGTGAATGCGAAATTGGACTGAGTTAAAAAGTTGTAAAGAATGGAAAAACACATTATGGATGGCCAATTTTTTGAATATGCTAAATAATGCTCTAAAACATGTTGGAGTCGTGTTTATGATAAAAATGGAGGTCTTGGAGCTTTTAGACAACATGTTTTCCTGACTTCACTGGTAGAGTAGTTATTGAGTTGTTTATGAGAATATTGAATTCACATGTTTTATTCCTGAAATGAACAAAGGCATAGGAATCGATCATGAATCTTTTAGCGACCTTGTGAATAATAACATTTGAACTGTTTATTAATTTTCTTGAATTGTTAACTGTGGAATGATGATGCATTCATTTTGTTCTTGTTTGTTTAGcatatgtattttatttttgttcatTTCCTTTTCTTCCCTGGCATGCATTTCTTTTACTTTGCAATTTTTTTATGGTAATTCCCTTTCTCTGCCAACTTATACCTGACAGCTGATTAATTTATCTGCTAGTATGTGTTAATTTCATGCTTTGTTTCTGTGTCTAGAGCAATGTTATGTGGGGTCTGATTTCATTTCTTGAGGCATCATTCATTTCTTCAGGATCAATGGTAC contains these protein-coding regions:
- the LOC110669370 gene encoding pentatricopeptide repeat-containing protein At1g62260, mitochondrial isoform X3; protein product: MPHQTKILTFVAVYLTPSIMTRRLIIGFIITCKRELQITSQLFAGVETRCFASIPRSKSSFQDLDLYSLNKKISHFTRMGRINEARALFDKIERRNTVTWNSMISGYVKRGEMTKARKLFDEMPKRDIVSWNLMISGYVSCRGKRFVEEGRYLFDKMPERDYVSWNTMISGYAKNGRMDEAFQLFNKMPERNAVSWNAMVTGFLQNGDVVRAIEFFEKIPERDAASLSVLVSGLIQNGELDEAARILFECGNNDGGKEDLVHAYNTLIAGYGQRGRVDEARNLFDQIPFCDEQGNESRRRFVRNVVSWNTMIMCYVKAGDTVSARELFDQMRERDTFSWNTMISGYVHVSNMEEASNLFCKMLTPDTLSWNSMISGYAQGGNMELAHDLFQRMPQKNLISWNIMIAGYEKNEDYKGAIKLFIQMQVEGLVEEGRGIFKSMVSEYGIEPRLEHFASLVDIVGRHGQLQEALDLINSMPFEPDKIVWGALLGASRVHNNVEMARVAAEALMRLEPDSSVPYVLLYNMYADAGQWDNATEVRIMMERKNIKKEAAFSWVDSSK
- the LOC110669370 gene encoding pentatricopeptide repeat-containing protein At1g62260, mitochondrial isoform X1; the protein is MPHQTKILTFVAVYLTPSIMTRRLIIGFIITCKRELQITSQLFAGVETRCFASIPRSKSSFQDLDLYSLNKKISHFTRMGRINEARALFDKIERRNTVTWNSMISGYVKRGEMTKARKLFDEMPKRDIVSWNLMISGYVSCRGKRFVEEGRYLFDKMPERDYVSWNTMISGYAKNGRMDEAFQLFNKMPERNAVSWNAMVTGFLQNGDVVRAIEFFEKIPERDAASLSVLVSGLIQNGELDEAARILFECGNNDGGKEDLVHAYNTLIAGYGQRGRVDEARNLFDQIPFCDEQGNESRRRFVRNVVSWNTMIMCYVKAGDTVSARELFDQMRERDTFSWNTMISGYVHVSNMEEASNLFCKMLTPDTLSWNSMISGYAQGGNMELAHDLFQRMPQKNLISWNIMIAGYEKNEDYKGAIKLFIQMQVEGEKPDRHTLSSLLIVSSGIVDLHLGMQIHQLVKKTVIPDVPIKNALITMYSKCGAIIEAQTIFYKVKLQKEVISWNAMIGGYASHGYTTEALELFKLMKSFKVQPTYITFISVLNACAYAGLVEEGRGIFKSMVSEYGIEPRLEHFASLVDIVGRHGQLQEALDLINSMPFEPDKIVWGALLGASRVHNNVEMARVAAEALMRLEPDSSVPYVLLYNMYADAGQWDNATEVRIMMERKNIKKEAAFSWVDSSK
- the LOC110669370 gene encoding pentatricopeptide repeat-containing protein At1g62260, mitochondrial isoform X2, producing MGRINEARALFDKIERRNTVTWNSMISGYVKRGEMTKARKLFDEMPKRDIVSWNLMISGYVSCRGKRFVEEGRYLFDKMPERDYVSWNTMISGYAKNGRMDEAFQLFNKMPERNAVSWNAMVTGFLQNGDVVRAIEFFEKIPERDAASLSVLVSGLIQNGELDEAARILFECGNNDGGKEDLVHAYNTLIAGYGQRGRVDEARNLFDQIPFCDEQGNESRRRFVRNVVSWNTMIMCYVKAGDTVSARELFDQMRERDTFSWNTMISGYVHVSNMEEASNLFCKMLTPDTLSWNSMISGYAQGGNMELAHDLFQRMPQKNLISWNIMIAGYEKNEDYKGAIKLFIQMQVEGEKPDRHTLSSLLIVSSGIVDLHLGMQIHQLVKKTVIPDVPIKNALITMYSKCGAIIEAQTIFYKVKLQKEVISWNAMIGGYASHGYTTEALELFKLMKSFKVQPTYITFISVLNACAYAGLVEEGRGIFKSMVSEYGIEPRLEHFASLVDIVGRHGQLQEALDLINSMPFEPDKIVWGALLGASRVHNNVEMARVAAEALMRLEPDSSVPYVLLYNMYADAGQWDNATEVRIMMERKNIKKEAAFSWVDSSK